A single genomic interval of Hevea brasiliensis isolate MT/VB/25A 57/8 chromosome 4, ASM3005281v1, whole genome shotgun sequence harbors:
- the LOC110640186 gene encoding auxin response factor 12 isoform X2 — MVNHWSEPHPPESDIQNSIWTVNNSAAAHLFENGDTIKKELFDICAGITLPCRGQQVYYFPQGYIEQFMNKEIELPFELPSKILCEVSNAYYKAIQKTDQIVGEITLAPLTNRREVTSSPNPQPLAAERPAVHSYSIRLTRSNVQPHGTLSIKKDFAEKCLPPLSQEEAHQYLFATDLQGKEWRFKHVFRGKPNKRHLLTEGWKDFAKSKKLEKGDELIFLRGETGQLLIGLKKLKDTDDKFSVISLENKCVGALTRAHMAIDRGTSFSFNYKPRANRCEFMVNVNKYLEAQNHNLSIGTRFSMRFEVGKVHKSFIGTIAGFDDNESSRWVSSQWRSIKVNWDKASPFLPRRVSPWELEPTSNSQIILSSKRALHTVGFAQHISCQRRRIEGELNKSCSCINKVESSYDDDTSGANKEGDIEVSTERNESGNIECPDSELDKLHSNFCWEQNSPGLSPTEFGNLSPDLREFRNSPPLVFRSNECTTLPLTEFEISLQPPQVASTSQGSLIRTFQESCGPAERNRFGNIECPHEFDMDNFCWAQNSPSLPLVDRTRPPTEISCQQPQLARTSQGHMIGTSYNMDCKVDFHSFRISNHVIPYLESIYSKIGNFWRESEVESASIMEATLEELGKALYLMMKDGNLVSLNTEELKTIKSKIKDATVVGFKLDGLQSIVRKAEAVLRAKDQCHSLEEQKSCLESQLRGVESEHQNAEGELKNCQQELGSLVSDIFPSFI; from the exons ATGGTGAATCACTGGTCTGAGCCTCATCCACCTGAGAGCGACATTCAGAACTCTATCTGGACTGTGAATAATTCCGCTGCAGCACACCTATTTG AGAATGGTGATACTATAAAAAAGGAACTATTTGATATCTGTGCTGGTATCACCCTTCCTTGTAGAGGGCAACAAGTTTATTATTTTCCACAAGGATACATAGAACAG TTTATGAATAAGGAGATAGAGCTTCCATTTGAACTTCCATCTAAAATCCTTTGTGAAGTGTCGAATGCTTATTATAAG GCTATACAAAAAACAGACCAAATTGTTGGAGAAATAACATTGGCTCCTCTAACAAAT CGTAGAGAGGTCACTAGTAGCCCAAATCCTCAACCCTTGGCTGCTGAAAGGCCTGCAGTTCATTCATATAGTATAAGACTTACTCGTTCAAACGTACAACCACATGGTACTTTATCTATTAAAAAGGATTTTGCGGAGAAATGTCTACCTCCATTG TCACAGGAGGAAGCACATCAGTACTTGTTTGCAACTGATCTACAAGGAAAGGAATGGCGATTCAAACATGTTTTTAGGG GCAAACCTAATAAGCGACACTTGCTGACGGAGGGGTGGAAGGACTTTGCTAAGTCAAAAAAGCTAGAAAAAGGTGATGAGTTAATCTTCTTAAG GGGAGAAACAGGACAACTTCTGATTGGTTTAAAGAAGCTCAAAGACACAGATGACAAATTTTCTGTGATATCTTTGGAAAACAAATGTGTTGGGGCTTTGACTAGAGCTCATATGGCCATCGATAGGGGAACTTCCTTTTCTTTCAACTACAAGCCTAG GGCAAATAGGTGTGAGTTCATGGTAAATGTCAACAAGTACCTCGAAGCTCAAAATCACAACTTATCTATTGGGACTAGGTTTTCAATGAGATTTGAGGTTGGGAAAGTTCATAAAAG CTTCATTGGCACTATTGCTGGTTTTGATGATAATGAATCATCAAGATGGGTTAGTTCTCAGTGGAGATCGATAAAG GTTAATTGGGATAAAGCTTCACCTTTCCTTCCAAGAAGAGTGTCACCATGGGAATTGGAACCAACTTCAAACTCTCAAATTATTCTAAGTAGCAAGCGAGCACTACATACTGTTGGCTTTGCTCAGCATATTTCCTGCCAGAGGCGTAGGATAGAAGGAGAACTTAATAAGAGTTGTTCTTGTATTAACAAGGTGGAGTCAAGCTATGATGATGATACTAGTGGAGCTAACAAGGAGGGGGATATTGAGGTGAGCACTGAAAGAAATGAATCTGGTAATATTGAGTGCCCTGACAGTGAGCTTGATAAACTTCATTCGAATTTTTGTTGGGAACAAAATTCACCTGGCCTTTCTCCAACAGAGTTTGGAAATTTGTCACCTGATCTTAGGGAGTTCAGAAATTCACCCCCTCTTGTTTTTCGGTCTAATGAGTGTACGACTCTTCCTTTAACAGAATTTGAGATTTCTCTGCAGCCACCTCAAGTTGCAAGCACATCTCAAGGAAGCTTGATTAGAACTTTTCAAGAAAGTTGTGGTCCAGCTGAAAGAAATAGATTTGGGAATATTGAGTGCCCTCATGAATTTGATATGGATAATTTCTGTTGGGCACAAAATTCACCCAGTCTTCCTCTTGTTGACAGAACTCGTCCTCCAACTGAAATTTCATGTCAGCAGCCTCAACTTGCAAGGACATCTCAAGGACACATGATTGGAACTTCTTATAATATGGATTGTAAAGTGGATTTTCACAGTTTTCGTATATCGAACCATGTTATCCCTTACCTGGAAAGTATCTATTCGAAAATAGGTAACTTTTGGAGGGAATCCGAGGTAGAGAGTGCATCTATAATGGAAGCTACTTTGGAGGAACTTGGAAAGGCACTGTACCTAATGATGAAAGATGGAAACTTGGTGTCATTGAATACAGAAGAATTAAAGACGATAAAATCTAAGATAAAGGATGCTACAGTGGTTGGGTTCAAGTTGGATGGCCTGCAATCTATTGTAAGGAAAGCAGAGGCAGTATTGAGAGCAAAGGACCAGTGTCATTCTTTGGAGGAGCAGAAGTCTTGTCTAGAATCTCAACTGCGAGGGGTAGAATCTGAACATCAGAATGCAGAGGGTGAGCTAAAAAATTGTCAACAAGAGCTTGGATCTCTAGTATCTGACATTTTCCCTAGTTTCATTTGA
- the LOC110640186 gene encoding auxin response factor 12 isoform X1 has translation MVNHWSEPHPPESDIQNSIWTVNNSAAAHLFENGDTIKKELFDICAGITLPCRGQQVYYFPQGYIEQFMNKEIELPFELPSKILCEVSNAYYKAIQKTDQIVGEITLAPLTNRREVTSSPNPQPLAAERPAVHSYSIRLTRSNVQPHGTLSIKKDFAEKCLPPLEILESQEEAHQYLFATDLQGKEWRFKHVFRGKPNKRHLLTEGWKDFAKSKKLEKGDELIFLRGETGQLLIGLKKLKDTDDKFSVISLENKCVGALTRAHMAIDRGTSFSFNYKPRANRCEFMVNVNKYLEAQNHNLSIGTRFSMRFEVGKVHKSFIGTIAGFDDNESSRWVSSQWRSIKVNWDKASPFLPRRVSPWELEPTSNSQIILSSKRALHTVGFAQHISCQRRRIEGELNKSCSCINKVESSYDDDTSGANKEGDIEVSTERNESGNIECPDSELDKLHSNFCWEQNSPGLSPTEFGNLSPDLREFRNSPPLVFRSNECTTLPLTEFEISLQPPQVASTSQGSLIRTFQESCGPAERNRFGNIECPHEFDMDNFCWAQNSPSLPLVDRTRPPTEISCQQPQLARTSQGHMIGTSYNMDCKVDFHSFRISNHVIPYLESIYSKIGNFWRESEVESASIMEATLEELGKALYLMMKDGNLVSLNTEELKTIKSKIKDATVVGFKLDGLQSIVRKAEAVLRAKDQCHSLEEQKSCLESQLRGVESEHQNAEGELKNCQQELGSLVSDIFPSFI, from the exons ATGGTGAATCACTGGTCTGAGCCTCATCCACCTGAGAGCGACATTCAGAACTCTATCTGGACTGTGAATAATTCCGCTGCAGCACACCTATTTG AGAATGGTGATACTATAAAAAAGGAACTATTTGATATCTGTGCTGGTATCACCCTTCCTTGTAGAGGGCAACAAGTTTATTATTTTCCACAAGGATACATAGAACAG TTTATGAATAAGGAGATAGAGCTTCCATTTGAACTTCCATCTAAAATCCTTTGTGAAGTGTCGAATGCTTATTATAAG GCTATACAAAAAACAGACCAAATTGTTGGAGAAATAACATTGGCTCCTCTAACAAAT CGTAGAGAGGTCACTAGTAGCCCAAATCCTCAACCCTTGGCTGCTGAAAGGCCTGCAGTTCATTCATATAGTATAAGACTTACTCGTTCAAACGTACAACCACATGGTACTTTATCTATTAAAAAGGATTTTGCGGAGAAATGTCTACCTCCATTG GAAATCCTTGAG TCACAGGAGGAAGCACATCAGTACTTGTTTGCAACTGATCTACAAGGAAAGGAATGGCGATTCAAACATGTTTTTAGGG GCAAACCTAATAAGCGACACTTGCTGACGGAGGGGTGGAAGGACTTTGCTAAGTCAAAAAAGCTAGAAAAAGGTGATGAGTTAATCTTCTTAAG GGGAGAAACAGGACAACTTCTGATTGGTTTAAAGAAGCTCAAAGACACAGATGACAAATTTTCTGTGATATCTTTGGAAAACAAATGTGTTGGGGCTTTGACTAGAGCTCATATGGCCATCGATAGGGGAACTTCCTTTTCTTTCAACTACAAGCCTAG GGCAAATAGGTGTGAGTTCATGGTAAATGTCAACAAGTACCTCGAAGCTCAAAATCACAACTTATCTATTGGGACTAGGTTTTCAATGAGATTTGAGGTTGGGAAAGTTCATAAAAG CTTCATTGGCACTATTGCTGGTTTTGATGATAATGAATCATCAAGATGGGTTAGTTCTCAGTGGAGATCGATAAAG GTTAATTGGGATAAAGCTTCACCTTTCCTTCCAAGAAGAGTGTCACCATGGGAATTGGAACCAACTTCAAACTCTCAAATTATTCTAAGTAGCAAGCGAGCACTACATACTGTTGGCTTTGCTCAGCATATTTCCTGCCAGAGGCGTAGGATAGAAGGAGAACTTAATAAGAGTTGTTCTTGTATTAACAAGGTGGAGTCAAGCTATGATGATGATACTAGTGGAGCTAACAAGGAGGGGGATATTGAGGTGAGCACTGAAAGAAATGAATCTGGTAATATTGAGTGCCCTGACAGTGAGCTTGATAAACTTCATTCGAATTTTTGTTGGGAACAAAATTCACCTGGCCTTTCTCCAACAGAGTTTGGAAATTTGTCACCTGATCTTAGGGAGTTCAGAAATTCACCCCCTCTTGTTTTTCGGTCTAATGAGTGTACGACTCTTCCTTTAACAGAATTTGAGATTTCTCTGCAGCCACCTCAAGTTGCAAGCACATCTCAAGGAAGCTTGATTAGAACTTTTCAAGAAAGTTGTGGTCCAGCTGAAAGAAATAGATTTGGGAATATTGAGTGCCCTCATGAATTTGATATGGATAATTTCTGTTGGGCACAAAATTCACCCAGTCTTCCTCTTGTTGACAGAACTCGTCCTCCAACTGAAATTTCATGTCAGCAGCCTCAACTTGCAAGGACATCTCAAGGACACATGATTGGAACTTCTTATAATATGGATTGTAAAGTGGATTTTCACAGTTTTCGTATATCGAACCATGTTATCCCTTACCTGGAAAGTATCTATTCGAAAATAGGTAACTTTTGGAGGGAATCCGAGGTAGAGAGTGCATCTATAATGGAAGCTACTTTGGAGGAACTTGGAAAGGCACTGTACCTAATGATGAAAGATGGAAACTTGGTGTCATTGAATACAGAAGAATTAAAGACGATAAAATCTAAGATAAAGGATGCTACAGTGGTTGGGTTCAAGTTGGATGGCCTGCAATCTATTGTAAGGAAAGCAGAGGCAGTATTGAGAGCAAAGGACCAGTGTCATTCTTTGGAGGAGCAGAAGTCTTGTCTAGAATCTCAACTGCGAGGGGTAGAATCTGAACATCAGAATGCAGAGGGTGAGCTAAAAAATTGTCAACAAGAGCTTGGATCTCTAGTATCTGACATTTTCCCTAGTTTCATTTGA